The Linepithema humile isolate Giens D197 chromosome 2, Lhum_UNIL_v1.0, whole genome shotgun sequence genome has a segment encoding these proteins:
- the Task6 gene encoding two pore potassium channel protein sup-9 → MKKQNVRTLSLIVFTLTYLLVGAAIFDVLESETEKLRKEALDAIEKMVIRKYNISEDDFKIMETVVLKTEPHKAGQQWKFAGAFYYATTVLTTIGYGHSTPNTVYGKLFTMCYAIIGIPLGLVMFQSIGERLNKFSSVVIRSVKQLLNCKDVQASEINLICVVTTLSCLTIAGGAAAFSRYEGWTYFDSIYYCFITLTTIGFGDMVALQKDNALNKKPEYVMFALIFILFGLAIVAASLNLLVLRFVTMNTEDERRDEAEALQAAQGAVRLEGDVITANGSILSGQIGNHGNVITLDDEASVCSCRCSGFQRRRRRPRFTVRRSPGKISHLLPMQQLSALSVRGGELHPLPPLTPLLQFPRLYQHRASI, encoded by the exons ATGAAGAAGCAAAACGTCCGGACTTTATCATTGATCGTCTTCACGCTTACCTATCTCCTCGTCGGTGCCGCAATCTTCGACGTACTCGAGTCCGAGACGGAGAAATTACGCAAAGAAGCATTAGATG CCATTGAAAAAATGGTCAtacgaaaatataatataagcgAGGACGACTTCAAGATCATGGAAACAGTGGTGCTGAAGACGGAACCTCACAAAGCTGGCCAGCAGTGGAAGTTCGCTGGCGCGTTTTATTATGCTACAACGGTCCTCACCACGATAG GTTACGGACACTCGACGCCGAATACTGTATACGGCAAACTGTTCACGATGTGCTATGCGATTATTGGTATCCCATTAGGACTCGTAATGTTCCAAAGCATAGGAGAACGGTTGAATAAGTTCTCATCTGTCGTGATACGGAGCGTAAAGCAGCTTCTAAACTGTAAGGACGTCCAG GCCTCGGAGATAAATCTCATCTGCGTGGTTACGACTTTGTCTTGCTTGACTATCGCTGGCGGCGCCGCCGCATTCTCCAGGTACGAAGGGTGGACCTACTTCGATTCCATTTACTATTGCTTTATTACTCTGACGACAATCGGCTTCGGCGACATGGTCGCGTTGCAAAAGGACAACGCGCTCAACAAGAAGCCCGAATATGTGATGTtcgctttaatatttattctcttCGGCTTGGCGATCGTGGCAGCCTCGCTTAATTTGCTGGTTTTGCGATTTGTCACGATGAATACCGAAGACGAAAGACGAGACGAAGCCGAAGCATTGCAG GCGGCCCAGGGCGCGGTGCGTCTCGAGGGCGATGTAATAACGGCGAACGGCTCGATACTGTCCGGCCAGATCGGCAATCACGGCAACGTGATAACGCTGGACGACGAGGCGTCGGTGTGCAGTTGCCGCTGCAGCGGCTTCCAGAGGAGACGGCGGAGACCGCGCTTCACAGTACGCCGTTCGCCCGGCAAAATCTCGCATTTGCTGCCGATGCAACAGCTGTCGGCGCTGAGTGTGCGGGGCGGCGAGTTGCACCCGCTGCCGCCGCTCACACCGCTTCTGCAATTCCCGCGGCTGTATCAGCATCGCGCGAGCATCTGA